A single genomic interval of Leptotrichia trevisanii DSM 22070 harbors:
- a CDS encoding J domain-containing protein: protein MNFAEAFKILEINPTSDKKKIKVAYSKMLKKYHPEDFPEMFMKINEAYEKALGYAENNFSENLYENTHNFRKTEKMKESDFSDIFDSKKFEKKEYKFTEKSEERQSKEKFFEKKDNKNKYEKLNIFEYLKNSMRTEDRFTEAFKILEMEPTTDKEKIKKKYKEL from the coding sequence TTGAATTTTGCAGAAGCATTTAAAATACTGGAAATAAATCCGACGAGTGATAAAAAGAAAATAAAAGTTGCTTATTCCAAGATGTTGAAAAAGTATCATCCTGAAGATTTTCCTGAGATGTTTATGAAAATTAATGAGGCTTATGAAAAAGCTTTGGGATATGCAGAAAATAATTTTTCTGAAAATTTATATGAAAATACTCATAATTTTAGAAAAACAGAAAAAATGAAAGAGAGTGATTTTTCGGATATTTTTGATTCAAAAAAATTTGAGAAAAAAGAATATAAATTTACTGAAAAATCTGAAGAAAGACAGTCAAAGGAAAAGTTTTTTGAAAAAAAAGATAATAAAAATAAATATGAAAAACTTAATATTTTTGAATACTTAAAAAATTCTATGCGAACAGAGGATAGATTTACAGAAGCATTTAAAATACTAGAAATGGAACCTACAACTGATAAAGAAAAAATAAAAAAGAAATATAAAGAACTATAA